AAAGGCGGAATGATTCCCGGAACCCGGCCTGGGGCACAGCTGTCCCTCTCGTGCCCGGGCCCCAGGGGCTTCGTCACCCATCACTGCTCCAGCCCGAGGCTCCCAGCTGGGCCTCCCAGGGGGCTGGAGGAGCCCGAGGCGGGCTGCGACCTCTGACGGCCGGCCCTCCTTCCTGGCGCCCCTGCCCGGCCTCTGTGCCCGCTCACTCCCGTGCCCTCTTTGTAGGTGGAGGATAACAGAAAcagtctcttcttcttcctgcttTTCCTGAGACTCTTCCCCATGACGCCCAACTGGTTCTTGAACTTCTCGTCCCCGATTCTGAACATCCCCATCGTGCAGTTCTTCTTCTCTGTCCTCATAGGTGAGCGCCTTGTGGGGAGGGGGGCGCCACCTGTGCCGGGGGACACTGAGCCTGCAGAGGGGGGAGGGACCCAGGCCTGGTGGGGCGGGCACCCACAGGGGGCATCACCCCGCCCAGGCAGCCCGCTCGACGGGCATGTGAACAAGGGCAGGAGCGTCAAGTCAGGGATCGGAGCCGAGGGCCTGTGCAGGGACAGGATTGGGCACCCAGGGGGTGTCCAGGCATCCTCAAGGGCGTGCGCCCGGCACAGGCAGCTTCTCAAAGGCTCCAAAACCTTGGGCTTTTCGAAGAAATCCGGCCCAGGAGAAGCAGCTGTTTCAGAGTGAAAGTAAATAGCAGGGGGCAGCGGCACGGGGACCCCACATGATCCCAAATACTCtgccccccaaaagaaaaaaccaGCAGAGGGCACCCGGGCAAACCCAGGGAAGGCCAGCAAGCTGCTGGTCAGGctggagctgggggaggggggtgacGGGCCAGGGGCAGGCCGTCACGCCCCGAGGACATCCCCAGGATTCCCGGCCCAGGCTGCAGCCTCAGGACTTCCCGCTTGCCTCCCGCCAGGCCTGATCCCGTACAACTTCATCTGCGTGCAGACCGGCTCCATCTTGTCCTCCGTCACTTCCCTGGATGACATCTTCTCCTGGGCGACCGCGCTGAAGCTGCTGGCCATCGCCCTGGTGGCGCTGATCCCGGGCACCCTGATCAAGCGCTTCAGCCGCAGGCGTCTCAGGCTGGACGAGCCCGGCGGCGCTCACCTCAGGGACGGCAAGAAAGGGACGTGACGGCTGGCCTTGTCGGGGGACCCGGCGCACAGCGGGCCGCCTCCGCACCTCACGTCCCCCAAGAGGGTCGAGGGGGGCTCGGCTCCACAGCCTGGCCCTGGCGTGGCCGCGGGGGCCTCTCGGTGGTCAGTCCTCCCGGCCTGTGGGGAGCCCACCTGACACTCAGGGACACTTGGGACAGACGCctgctttgcatttatttggaggccaggtggtgcagtggtgaGAGCCCTGGACTCGGCTCAGTATGGGGGTTGGGCCCGGCCCCCTCCCAGCCTTTCCTTGGCCCCTGCTGGGTCAGGGCTGGCACCCTCTTGGCCCATACTGTGTCAGGAGCCCCTGGTCTCCTGTCTGTCCAAATGTCGTTTCTCTCTGTAAGATTGGGTCGGGCCAGATGACCTGAGCTCCCTGGAGCTCCCATCCCACAGTCCCGCCCCTGGCGCATCTGCCCTTGCTTGGGAGCTTTATTCTGGTGGTCTGGGGGTCCCTGGAACTCTTTAGGTGGGGCTTATGGGAAGTGGGGGATCTGTGGGCAAAGGGGGCTTTCTCCTGACCCGTGGGACCAAGgccatgggggagggagggggaggggccgtTGCCTGCTGAGGACCATTGGACAGTGTGGACGTTTACGAGGGGTCTCCAAGCCCCCCCAGTGCTGCTTTCTTTGGGCCCCGGCCTCTCCTGTCCCCCTGATTGCCGGAGACAATCTGAACCAAGTATTGGGACAATCTGCTGATGATCTCTCGGACTCACGGTCGCCATGAATGATTATGGGGAcgatttcctttttttaattcagaCAGAATGTTGTtttctgttatttatatttcGTGGGTTCCCTTCGGAGCGGGTCTGCAGGAAGGGAGTCCCTGGGGACTTTGCTCAGGACACGAGGCTCCGTGGCCACGGGGCCCAGGACCCTCCTTCTCTGGAGACATCCTGGAGGGTCTGTTCGGGGCCGGCCAGAGGCTGGCACTCAATAAACGCTGGCTGCCTTGGCTGCTTCTCTCCTGCATTTCTTTTGAGCCACCCACCCGCACTTGGAGGGGACTGTCCTTGTCGCCTTTTTGCAGAGGATCCAAGGCTCTAGGGGATTCAAGGGGGGGCCTTCCCTCTGCCTCCTCGTCCCTCCTGGTGTCAGCCTGGCGGCCCTGCCAAAGGAGGCAGGAAACCACAGCCACTCAAGCCAGGCAGGACAAGGAGCACCGGGTTCCAATTCAGGGCCTGACTTTCCCCCAACCCTGCAGCCTTGGGCCAGTCCAAGCTCTGAGGCCTCTCGGCCTGTCAGTGGGAGTTGGAGCTCGGGCCAGGTGCCGGGAAGTGCTGCCTGACCGACCGCCCGGAGTGGCTCCTGTGGGTACTCACACTTCCAGGCAGGCCATGGGCTGCAGCTGCCCCCTGGGAAGCAGAGTGCCAGGCCCTTGGCGCTGCCTTACTCAACCAGGAAGTGATGGAGGCTGGACCCTGGGCACTTTTATTCCATGCATTCCCTTGCTCTGATATATGGTCAGTGGGTACAAAACGTGAGGAAACCATCCTTGGGGAAGCCAATGGGATTAATTAGGGGACCCTTAAATACTGCTCCCAGGCAGTCGGGTTGACAAAGTGGCCTGATCCCTGCCTTTGAGAGGGCCTGGGTGCTGTGCCAGGGGGTACCCAGGGACAGGACTGATTGGGGGGGGCAGAGTCAGCGGAGGGCCCAGGTCATTTTGTGAACCTTTCCCCACTAGGGCTGAATTCGAACTCTGTCCTCCCGCCCACAGAGCCACCTGTCTGCCCTGGTCCACACTTTTCTCACTGGAATGGGAGCTCCTCAAGGCCAGGGTCTGCTTTGCTTTTTGCTGAGCATGGTGTCGGGTACACAGTAGGCACCTAATAAGTGATTGTTGCCTGACAGTGCAGATGCAGAGTTCTCTGGAAGGACAGCCCAGTTTTCTGCAGCTGCGGGTGGGGGTGAGGGCccatacagacagacagacagcaggGAAGGGGGTCCCCAGTACCAGATGGGGGTGGGGCCAGCCCAAGGTTTTCCTGGGAGAGCTGGAAACAGGACGAGCTGGTGAAAAGAACCTGGGGATGGCATTGCCTTAACTTGAGACTGGTCAtcgagggaggggaaggggaggactTCAGAGGGGGCAGCAGCAAGTGgtgcccctcccccctcaggtggCCAATGACCTGAAAAAGCCAAAGGCCGCTGCCGGGGGTCAGTTTGGGATTGGGCTGGGCCCTGGAGGAGAAAGGAGCCTAAAGTGGATCCTGCTGCTTCTGGGAAATAAATCCACTGAGAACAGAGAAACATGGCACCTGCAGCGCCCCCTGCTGTTGACCCTGACTCTCCTTCCCCTCTTGTGATATGAAGACAAGGGCTGAAATAAAGTACAATTGAGATCTCTATTCTGAGGGAGGGGGGGTAGCTTCCTAAGTTATCTCTAAGATGGGGGTCCCAGACGTGTTTGTTAGAGGAAGGCGGGGGGGGGGGTGCTGAGGAAGGCCAGACTCCCTTTGCCTTCAGGATCTCGGCTGCCCACGGCTACACGTTGCCCACCAGACATACCCAGGTTGGCAGGCTGTGAGCTGCCTGGTTTTTCTgacccccctccctccctcgccCATTATCAGCTGAGACAGAAGGAAGCCAGCGGGTATCTGGGATTGGGAGGGAAGAGAGTTTTATTGCCATTTCTTATTTCCTTGGGACACAGCTGCTCCGCCATCTTGTTCGTGGGGGCAGAAGCCCGGGTTTGCAGGGTGGATTTCCCTTTGCTTCCTGGTGGAGCCCAGGGGTCTTCTGGGGGCTGAAGCCCGTGGCGGTCCCTCGGGGTTCGTCTGCCTGCCCAGGAGCCCCCAGTGCCCCATGAGCACCCTCGAGGCGAAGGCCTTCCCAGAACAGGTCTGCCGGTTCATGGTGGCCAGGCCGGGCCGCGGCCGATTGTTGTGCGGCCCTCCAACCAGCGGCCCTCACAAGGATGGATCAGTGACCGCTCCCGTGGACCCTTGGTTTTTGTTCCTTTATAAAATCAGACAGTTCACGGCAGCAATAAATACGCAATTGTTTGTGTTCGACTGTAAACCAACCCTTCTGATCGACAGAAAAATGATCGTGACAACAGTgatgataaaataacaaaatcataataaaaatgcCATAACTTAAGAGCTTTCGTGTAGTCCAGCTacagaaattttataaaatggaataatttatCGGGCACAATACTGCTCTACGGAGAAGGAATCCCGTGGTTCCTTGACCCTACCTGATGGCCGTTAATTACAGCCACAAAATTAAAATTGACGTCTCATCGCTACATGTAAACAAACAGAGGGACCCAGTGAGTAAAGGAAACTGGCCTCGGCCCCTCCCGGCCGGACAGCCGCAGGGAGGGGCACacaggttggggggagggggatgacGCTGCTTTGATCTGGAACCCTTTATGCCTCGATATACAAAGGCAGGGTGCTGCCAGGACCCACTGGGTTGGGGGTAGGGGAGGAGGCTCAGGGCCAAGGTGGACCGGGTCAGTGGGTCAGCACTCATCTGCCCTCAGATTCTCGTTTTGTCCCTGGGCCCCAGATCTAAGTTAAAGGACCTGGGGCTCTTCCGACTGTCCCGGTCCTGCTTCAGTTTGGGGTGGGAGGGGGCGGGAAGAGTGGGGAATCTCATGTCCCCTCGAGTCCCCACGGTGACTGGCTCTAACGCTTGCCCTGGTGGGTGAAGGATGAATGGACATAAACTACAGGGTTGGGTCTGGAACTGCTCGTGGGAGTCATGTCCCGGCTCCGAGGTTAGCCCTGATGCCCCTGCTCCTTGTCTGGGCAAAGTGGACAGGAGGTCAGCGGGGGCCAGATGCCCCAGGGCGTCCTGAGCTGTGGGAGAGGTCAGCAGcctcaaaagcaaagaaaaccgGCCTCCATTCACAGAGGAGGCTCCTGGCCTCCCTCCGGGCTCTCCGAGCCCCTCTGGGTGCTCAGCTTGGGGGGAATCTGCGCATGACCTGATCTCGCTGGGATTGTTTCCTGCTTCCCGTTTGCCTTCCCATCACCACTAGGGCCGGAGGCCTGGTCCCTGTTCCATCAGCAGCACTAATTCCTGGCCCCAGAAGCTCCGAGGGACATTGCTCTAAATTGTATTTCCTTCGCAAGTTTTTTTTGCAACAAATTATggtgtctctctctatgtatacataatatatacatataccacaTATAGTTCACTCTTTACAGTACAAAGTGTTAAAatgtcaaacaaaaataaatattcatgttACAGTAGCTCGAAGAGTCAATAAAAGAGATCCCTGCCATTCGTGATTGAAATGCTCAGTGAGGATTCACTTCGTTTGGACACCGTTTGCCCCAGACAGGGGCGGGAAGCCGCGTCCCGTTATTGCCGACGctctggggaggagggaggggagctCGGGGAGCCCCCCGGCGTTACCACGTGGCCGAACTGTAATGCTTGTTGGTCCGGACCGTGGCATCCGAGCATTCCCCGTCTGAAGAGTCACCGTCGGAGTCTCCCAAGGGCCCGGGATTCTGTGCGGGAGAAAGAGAGCTCAGGGGGGAGTCTGGCTTCGGGGAGCTCATCTGCAGGAGGGGGTGGGGGTCCCCGggcatccacacccagagagcagggatgggggggaggggatgcCACCCACCTCGTAGCTGTGCTCCTCGGCGCAGAGCTTGCCCAGAGACATCTGCGTCTTCACCCTGCGGACGGCGCACTCCTTGTCGGAAAGCCCGTCGGACTGCGTGGAGATCTCGATGGGGATCTCCGGGGTCTGGGACAGCAGGTCCTCCAGGCGCTCGGCCAGGCGGTCCTCCAGTCGGCGGCCCAGCTCGTCGGGGCTGTTGGAGTGGTCGCTGGTGTTCCCCTCCTCTCCGTCGGACACAGAGAAGTTTTCCGAGCTGAAGGTCGAGTAGGACTGGCAGCTGCTGATACAGCGGTGGGGCCTGAGGCCCCGGGAGTCCGTCAGCTCATTCCCGGGCCCAGCCCAGCCCTTGCCCAGGAGGCTGGCTCCGTCTGGACTCCCCCACGTGCTGACATGGGAAGGGCCCGAGCCTCCTCCCCCAGACAGTAGGCCGTgacactccctccctcccaaaggCCAGACCCAAGGATGTCTTGGAGAGAACAGCAAAGAGCCCCTGAGGGTCCCAGCCAGGCCTGGCCCAGGGCAGAGCTCCTTCCCCGGCATAAGGAGGCGGGGGATGAGCCAGGAGAGCACAGCATCTCGGCCACTAAGACTCCTCTGAAGGCTTtgttaaaaaacaacttttaaagttGCCTTTGTGTggaattgggggaaaaaacccaTTTAAAAAAGCCTCAGTGACCAGGGCACAAAATCATACAGTTCAAGGTCTTAGGGACTCTCTGGGGAGGCCCCTGCCAGCAAGTGGACAAGCCCGTCCTGGGGGCAGCTAGCCCAGCGGGGAAAGGAAATATGCCCAGCCCCTCCACTGATTCCCTCCTTGCTGGGGTGTCCGGGCCCCTCCTCGGGACTGATTTAGGAGCGGGCATTGAGCCGTAGTTGGGAGCAGGCCGCCCAAGGCGGACCCAGGCTCTGAGTCTGCAGAAGGCTCGAGGCCGGGGCCTTCTGCATGGAGGCTGTCTCCAAGaggaaaccccccccccccagcacagCGGGCTGAGCCCAGGCTAGCCCATAAGGAAACGGGCTCAGGGAAGCTGCCCCCTTTCCTCCTGTGCCTCAGGCCCTGCCACAGTAGGAGCTTCGTAAACATGGGCCAACTGGACATGTTACCGGGCCCCGGGGGCCGCCTCCCCGAGCTTTACCTCTGTCTTCGGGGAAACTCTACTTCACTGTccacttctccttcctcttctgagGAGTCGTCCCCACTCTGGGAAGGACAAGGAGAGAGGCTTTAGGGGCCCTTACGAACCTCCCCAGAAAAGAAGCCGCCATTATCGCACTTGCCCCACATCAGGGATCCTGGACCCAGGCCTGGGAGGCTACAAGCTTGATCCAGGCCTTTATGAGAGAAGGAAGCGGGGGAGGGGgaccttccccccaccctcagCCCACGACCCCACCATGATTTGAACCTGTGGCCTCCCAAGCCAGGAGTCTCGCCTCCCATGATACCAGGCTGTGCCCCCACCCAGTCCCCATGGAGCCCAAACCCAAACGGCTCGGCCCCAGGCTTCTGCCCCAAACCCTTCAGTGGGAGGCCTGTGCCCTCCCTGCCCCTCCACTCCCATCCTCTGTAGGAAAATCAGAGTAAGGAGAGAATTTCGGCTTTGGGGAAGCCAGCAGGAGCATGGTCAGTGTGGAGCCAGAGAGCCTATGTAAGTACCCAAGGTCAAGCTGGCTCCATCGCCCTGGAGAGATGGGTGGCTGGCCAAGGCTCGCTGCTCAGACAAGGTGCCCCCAGGGGGCAGACGCCCCCACCCCTTCAAGCTCACATCTGGGGGCGGGGTTGTGGCAAAGGTCATTTGGGTTGATTTTCCCTTGAGAGGGCCCTGGTGAGAGGCCGTGGCTAGGAGCCACAGGAGGCCGGGGGAAGCAGAGGTGGGGGTCCCATCATGTCTAAGGCTGCCCCCAGCTCAGCCCTGGGCAGGACCTGGCACGTGGCCCCCTCATGTTTAGGAAAGAAGCGAGGTGCCAAGGGGACGACATCCAGGGCTACTTAGTGGCAGAGCGGGGACTCCGGCCAGGCTTTCCGGCCTCTATGAAGGGGCCCCCTGCCGATGAACCCTGGCAGAGGGAGCCAGGTCGGTCCCTTAACAAGAGAAGGCTCTTGGTACTAATGACAGCCGACTGGACGGGGGTCACCGgcagcccctccccccagccaCCATCACGGGCTTTACCTTCTGAAGGGGTCTCGTTTTTCGAGGTAGCATCGGAGGGGTCATGTGCTGGGGGGGGCTGAAGGAGGGCAGAGGCTGGCGGCCGCGGAATTCCGGAGCTCCCACAGTCTCGGAGCCCTGGCCGGCTTCACAGAGGCCGGCGTGGCCCGGGGCGGGCCGGGGGCAGCTGGCGCTCTGGGCGTCTGGCTCTGAGGACGCATCCTGCGGCCGGCTGGCCTCGGGCTGGCACTGGAGGCAGGGGTCGTGGGGGTCCGCCTGGCAGCGGGCCCAAGGGCCGGCCGGGCCCCCGGGGGGCTCGGAACTCTTCCAGCAGTCCGCCGCCATGGCGGTGGAGATGAGGTCGGGGCTGGAGCCGGCCACCTGTCTCTGCGCGTGGTTACTGAGCGGGCTGCGGAGGGCCGCCGCCGGCCCAAAGTACCGCAAGTTGTTGGCGCAGTTGGCGATGTCCTGCCCGTGCAGGTTGAGCCTGGGGTGGGGGTCGAGGGGGGAGGGCTTGGGGGGCGGGGGGTACTGCTGTTGCTGGGGGCCGtggggatgggaaggagggaggggggcggggggcggggaggaggcCTCCTGGGCTGGCTGGTTTTTCAGGATGGCCACAAAGTCGCCGTGGCTCCCTCTGCTGTTGGCGCGGCGGTGGCGGGGCTTGCTGCGGTAGCGGCCTTTGCTGCCCGGGGTCGATGTTCTGGGGCTCCCGGAGCCCGGGGATGCCTGGGGCGCCGCCTCCGTGGCGGGGATGCCTTCGGAGCGCAGGAGATCCGGCCTGGGAGAGAGGACGGACGTTAACCTGGAGTGGCCGGACTCAAGCCGAGGGGCAGTGGGGGGCGAGGTGGGCCGGCCACTGACCCCGCCCCCACACCCCGAACCAAAGGAAGCCTGGTCCCCAGGGACACAGAGGCGCCCTCCGCCCCCCCCAGAGGCCCGCAGGAGGGGCCAGAGGCCGCAGGGGAGTCGGGGCTCACCGTTTGGTGGGCAGCCCCGGCTTGTGAGCCACGCCCTTCCTCTTCATCAGCTTCTCCACGGCGTTGGGATGGATGATGGGTCTCACCGGGTGCCCCTTGTACGTGCCCGGGTACTTCTTCTCCACGGCCTGCTCGCGCCTGCGGGGGAGAACGAGGCGGGGAGGCTAGAAACTGCCGGGAGAGCCCGGCGCTCCCGGTCACGGGGGGAGGAAGGGACCCCGGGGTCGCTCAGCGGAGCCGGGGCTGTTTCCCAGAACGTTCTCCCTCATTAGGAAAAGAGCCTCCGGATGATGGAGGCGCAGGGGCCCTCGGGGCACAGATGCTCCTGGGAGCCGGGCGGAAGAAGCCGCAGCCGGGCCATAAATCTGTTCTGGGCAGAGTGGGAACCTGGTCCCCATGGGCTCCAGGCCGCCTTGTCCCCGCGGGCTCCGGGCCTCCTCGGGCTCCGGGCCTCTTTGTCCCCGCGGGCTCCGGGCCTCCTCGGGCTCCGGGGCCTCTTTGTCCCCGCGGGCTCCGGGCCTCCTTGGGCTCCGGGCCTCCTCGGGCTCCGGGCCTCTTTGTCCCCGCGGACTCCGGGCCTCCTTGGGCTCCAGGCCGCCTTTTCCCCGCGGACTCCGGGCCGCCTTGTCCCCGCGGCCCGGTCTCCTGCGCCCCGTTTCACCCGGGGCCGGCTCCTCCAAGGAGCGCCCGTCCAACCCCACGGGGCGAGGCCGGCGGGCGCGAGGGCCCCCGGGGGGAGGGGCAGACAGCGCGTACTTGATGAGCTCCTTCTCGCGGACCTCCAGCTGCAGCATGATGGCGCTCAGCTCCATGTACAGGTTGTTGGCGCGCTCCAGTTTCCGCTCGTAATGTTCCCGGATGTCCAGCGCGTGCCTAGAAACCAGAAACCACGGGCGGGGTTCAAGGAGCCGCCGCCGCTGGTCCGGGCTCGGCCATCCGAGGGCCGGACGGGAGTCGGACAGGAGTGGGGGCGGCCGTGGGGCGCGGGAAGGAACCGTTTCCAAAGGAAAGAACAGGAGCGGGCGGAGGGGCGGCCGGTTCTCCCAGACTGCGCCCTCCCGGGCTGAGGGAGCCGCAGAGAAAGAACGAGGggaaagatggggggggggggggggtcagaagGCGGCAGGAGAGCGCGCACAGGGCCCGGGAGGAGACCTGAGTTCTTCCCGGCGCCGCCGAATGAGCTCCTCGTCCAGCCGGTGGATGCAGGTCCCCTCACTTTTGATCTTCTCAAAGTGTTTCTTCACCTCCTCCCGCCACTCGGCCTGCGGAAGGGAACGGGCCGGTCAGGGCGGCGGCGCCCACGGGCCCCTGGGTGACCCCCGCCCGGCAGGGGCCGTAAGGGCCCTCGGGACCGAGGCCGGCTCTGGGCCCTGGGGGTCCTCCCGGAGCTCAGCCCGAGCAGGGGCGTGT
The Sminthopsis crassicaudata isolate SCR6 chromosome 4, ASM4859323v1, whole genome shotgun sequence genome window above contains:
- the MAP3K13 gene encoding mitogen-activated protein kinase kinase kinase 13 isoform X1, yielding MHTHGTMSSPQEQLSWASSPTLTLSENRAFGGLHEERMSPRNHPSPKLFEDVGEKGVLRAELTEGLTSPIATTALTSVSEDSRDHFENSVLQLREQEESEMATSQGNGHAGDGENTSGTEDIKIQFSRSGSGSGGFLEGLFGCLRPVWNIIGKAYSTDYKLQQQDTWEVPFEEISELQWLGSGAQGAVFLGKFRAEEVAIKKVREQNETDIKHLRKLKHPNIIAFKGVCTQAPCYCIIMEYCAHGQLYEVLRAGRKITPRLLVDWSTGIASGMNYLHLHKIIHRDLKSPNVLVTHTDAVKISDFGTSKELSDKSTKMSFAGTVAWMAPEVIRNEPVSEKVDIWSFGVVLWELLTGEIPYKDVDSSAIIWGVGSNSLHLPVPSTCPDGFKILMKQTWQSKPRNRPSFRQTLLHLDIASADVLATPQETYFKSQAEWREEVKKHFEKIKSEGTCIHRLDEELIRRRREELRHALDIREHYERKLERANNLYMELSAIMLQLEVREKELIKREQAVEKKYPGTYKGHPVRPIIHPNAVEKLMKRKGVAHKPGLPTKRPDLLRSEGIPATEAAPQASPGSGSPRTSTPGSKGRYRSKPRHRRANSRGSHGDFVAILKNQPAQEASSPPPAPLPPSHPHGPQQQQYPPPPKPSPLDPHPRLNLHGQDIANCANNLRYFGPAAALRSPLSNHAQRQVAGSSPDLISTAMAADCWKSSEPPGGPAGPWARCQADPHDPCLQCQPEASRPQDASSEPDAQSASCPRPAPGHAGLCEAGQGSETVGAPEFRGRQPLPSFSPPQHMTPPMLPRKTRPLQKSGDDSSEEEGEVDSEVEFPRRQRPHRCISSCQSYSTFSSENFSVSDGEEGNTSDHSNSPDELGRRLEDRLAERLEDLLSQTPEIPIEISTQSDGLSDKECAVRRVKTQMSLGKLCAEEHSYENPGPLGDSDGDSSDGECSDATVRTNKHYSSATW
- the MAP3K13 gene encoding mitogen-activated protein kinase kinase kinase 13 isoform X2 produces the protein MHTHGTMSSPQEQLSWASSPTLTLSENRAFGGLHEERMSPRNHPSPKLFEDVGEKGVLRAELTEGLTSPIATTALTSVSEDSRDHFENSVLQLREQEESEMATSQGNGHAGDGENTSGTEDIKIQFSRSGSGSGGFLEGLFGCLRPVWNIIGKAYSTDYKLQQQDTWEVPFEEISELQWLGSGAQGAVFLGKFRAEEVAIKKVREQNETDIKHLRKLKHPNIIAFKGVCTQAPCYCIIMEYCAHGQLYEVLRAGRKITPRLLVDWSTGIASGMNYLHLHKIIHRDLKSPNVLVTHTDAVKISDFGTSKELSDKSTKMSFAGTVAWMAPEVIRNEPVSEKVDIWSFGVVLWELLTGEIPYKDVDSSAIIWGVGSNSLHLPVPSTCPDGFKILMKQTWQSKPRNRPSFRQTLLHLDIASADVLATPQETYFKSQAEWREEVKKHFEKIKSEGTCIHRLDEELIRRRREELRHALDIREHYERKLERANNLYMELSAIMLQLEVREKELIKREQAVEKKYPGTYKGHPVRPIIHPNAVEKLMKRKGVAHKPGLPTKRPDLLRSEGIPATEAAPQASPGSGSPRTSTPGSKGRYRSKPRHRRANSRGSHGDFVAILKNQPAQEASSPPPAPLPPSHPHGPQQQQYPPPPKPSPLDPHPRLNLHGQDIANCANNLRYFGPAAALRSPLSNHAQRQVAGSSPDLISTAMAADCWKSSEPPGGPAGPWARCQADPHDPCLQCQPEASRPQDASSEPDAQSASCPRPAPGHAGLCEAGQGSETVGAPEFRGRQPLPSFSPPQHMTPPMLPRKTRPLQKSGDDSSEEEGEVDSEVEFPRRQSCQSYSTFSSENFSVSDGEEGNTSDHSNSPDELGRRLEDRLAERLEDLLSQTPEIPIEISTQSDGLSDKECAVRRVKTQMSLGKLCAEEHSYENPGPLGDSDGDSSDGECSDATVRTNKHYSSATW